Proteins encoded together in one Etheostoma cragini isolate CJK2018 chromosome 11, CSU_Ecrag_1.0, whole genome shotgun sequence window:
- the htr1fa gene encoding 5-hydroxytryptamine receptor 1F has translation MDFPSYAEGVFATNSSGNDSLETTKLPPSKILLSLTLSVLAILTTFFNCLVITAIAVTRKLHHPANYLICSLAVTDLLVAVLVMPFSIMYIQKETWNMGQVVCTIWLSVDITCCTCSILHLAAIAIDRYRAITDAVEYSRKRTGARAGAMVAVVWLLSILISLPPLIWRHYSGDTEQEDQCIMMHHHITFTLYSTLGAFYIPLLLILILYYKIYRAAQTLYMRREASRASRHSGMTNGSMIPSSYPAGDGDGNGGPQSPEPISPPEKSFSEPSTEEPPRERVRVSVKAFHSKSRRHESHSESRSDSRSESRRSQFYQGPRISGSRERKAASTLGLIIGAFVICWLPFFVKEVIVNTCSSCSTSMEMADFLTWLGYLNSLINPLIYTIFNEDFKKAFQRLVRCSHYL, from the coding sequence ATGGATTTTCCCAGTTACGCTGAAGGGGTGTTTGCCACAAACAGCAGTGGTAATGACTCACTGGAGACTACCAAACTCCCTCCTAGTAAGATCCTGCTTTCACTGACCCTGTCCGTACTGGCTATCCTGACTACATTCTTCAACTGCCTGGTGATCACAGCTATAGCAGTCACACGCAAGTTGCACCACCCAGCCAACTACCTCATCTGCTCATTAGCAGTAACCGACCTGCTGGTGGCTGTGCTGGTCATGCCCTTCAGTATTATGTACATCCAGAAAGAGACCTGGAACATGGGCCAGGTGGTGTGTACCATCTGGTTGAGTGTGGATATCACCTGTTGCACATGCTCCATCTTGCACCTTGCTGCAATCGCCATCGACCGTTACAGAGCCATTACAGATGCAGTGGAGTACTCCCGCAAACGCACGGGAGCCAGGGCTGGGGCGATGGTGGCAGTGGTGTGGCTGTTGTCCATCCTCATCTCACTACCTCCTCTAATCTGGCGGCACTACAGCGGGGATACAGAGCAGGAAGACCAGTGCATCATGATGCACCATCACATTACCTTTACCTTGTACTCCACCCTTGGAGCGTTCTACATTCCCCTGCTGCTCATCCTCATCCTCTACTACAAAATCTACCGGGCCGCTCAGACCCTGTATATGCGCAGGGAGGCCAGCCGGGCTAGCCGTCACTCAGGCATGACTAATGGGAGCATGATCCCATCATCCTACCCTGCTGGAGATGGTGACGGCAATGGAGGTCCTCAAAGTCCAGAGCCCATAAGCCCACCAGAAAAGTCTTTCTCTGAACCATCAACCGAGGAGCCTCCACGTGAACGGGTGCGTGTATCGGTAAAAGCTTTCCATAGCAAGTCGCGCCGGCACGAGTCACATAGTGAGTCACGTAGTGATTCTCGTAGTGAGTCACGTCGGAGCCAGTTTTACCAAGGACCACGGATCTCAGGCTCTCGGGAGCGCAAAGCGGCATCAACATTGGGGTTGATAATAGGGGCCTTTGTCATCTGTTGGTTGCCATTTTTCGTCAAGGAGGTGATCGTTAACACCTGCAGTTCTTGTAGTACTTCGATGGAGATGGCTGACTTTTTGACATGGTTGGGCTACCTAAACTCGCTAATCAACCCCCTCATCTACACCATCTTTAATGAAGACTTTAAAAAAGCTTTCCAAAGACTTGTTAGGTGCAGTCATTACCTCTGA